The sequence below is a genomic window from Sander lucioperca isolate FBNREF2018 chromosome 6, SLUC_FBN_1.2, whole genome shotgun sequence.
TattaaaacatttgcataatCCAGTGGTTTCCAAACTGGGAGGGTTGAAGGGTCAATGCAAGAGGGGAATACATGGAGCGCAACAAAagttacattcaatttatttattgttaaatggacctttttcacagcagacattttgacttgtcatagtaggaaaagcacagctaaaattgataaccttaacgatggttcaattccatcaagtgtcccagtaaattatttcagtgagtcagcatgctcaacaccagggcctctcctaagtggaatgcagccatcattaatggttttgaatacacctgtgcttttcctaatgacatgtcaacatgtctgcctgAAAAGATCTATTGGGGCGttcaaacatagactgtatataagaatggaccaacagatcccgttgctctggacggagaccagtgaaggccgttagaagcacttttccggtgagcgctgagtgttactgcgcagcctccaactgagagagatgacgtaaatgtgccgtgagcaacgtgtctgaaagttgtaagtcttctggtagctgtgccaagagaactctcaatcattcccaatgttgcagagacggagagcgtaggtatatgtaaggagataacataggcacaggctaattattgatcactaaaatgatagttaacattagtaattacacttaaacagctaatgtgagacgaaaccgcctgcgcgcttctcctgtactatacggtaattcctctactatgcgacagtaagtcgcgtggttatgacataatcgttagcctatttttacaaaaacgtctgctacggagccataacgtgaggtacaaggtaatggagccttttatacattgtcgtgtttctttagaaataaacaattgacaaatagagtctttaaactcttcagatgtaaagttattctctgtcaaagtgacgtcaaaatgaatggcagtcaatggaatgctaacgggaggtgatcgctttgtagcattaaaatggcgccataggaggttcgcggtccgagtaGAAGTTTACCCCCTTGCGTTCAAAGGGGAgcatgacagaaaaaaaaatctcggTGGATTATTTTAATCTCCAATGTTGAGTCTTGTGACACATCGCCAGGGGGCGCTCGGGGTCTGTCTTAACGCTGCACACTGAAGGCGCCGTAGAAGAAGAGTTAGCATTGTAAACACAAGGATATGGCTGACGAGGGGGTTGGAGGTGAAGACAACATTAACGACAACATGGGGAACCAGTTACAGCTTTTACCAGGTAACAGTTAAACTCACAGAATGACTGGTCGGTCTGCCCGGGGATTCACCAGAAGTGCGTTTATTCCTTCCCcctgctaacagctagctaacatttCTTCACAACAGGCCACTGTCAGACATCACATCCTGTCTGACACATTTTAGGAACATCTTTTACTTTTCTATAGTTATTTTTTTCCATCAGATTGACTCATTAAGATGATAAAGTTGCAGCTGTACTTTGGTTAGGAGACACTAAAAGAGCTAATTAGCCTCACTGTGAGCCTCTTTGCTTGCTGTGCCATGGCAGAcaacgaggaagaggaggaggaagataaCATGGAGACTGAAGACCGAGACAGTGAGGTAGCAGAGAAGCCCACCCTCATCACCTTCGACCCCAGTCTTCCCACATCACATGCTGTGAGTGATGCCACTGATGATTTCTTTCTATAGATAATGGCTCTCTACATGTTAACTGTCATATCGTTACATATGTGCCATTTTATTTTCCTAATCTGTAAGAGAGCTGTATGATTAGTTTTCTACAGCTgctgtggttgtgttgtgttgacTCTGACCCCTGTGGTGGCAGTACCTGGGTTCAGACATGGAGGAGTTTCACGGCCGTACAGTCCACGATGAAGACAGCTGTCAGACCATCCCTGTGCTGCCACACACAGCTGTGATGCTGGTGCCAGGCCAGACGCTGCCTCTGCAGCTCTTCAGGCCGCAGGAGGTCAGTATGATGCGGAGCATCATCCAGAGAGACCGCACCTTTGCTGTGCTCGCACACAGGTAAGAAGCAATGCAAATAACTATGCACTACTGCCTCAGCCTGTCTatattgtttatgtttatagtgtgtattgtttatttttgttgtttgttttgtatgagtaagcacattgtgagcaatgtataatccaaagcaaaattcctcgtatgtgtcctcatacctggcaaataaagctgattctgatgtaGCCACTCGCAATCATCACAGACTGGACAGATCTGATAAATAGAGAGTATTTATGTGTTTGGTGTATCAGTTAAAATGTTTACTAGTCATGAGGGGTACTATTTAGACTAGGATAACTGCTGTATaatgttttatgacatttgaAGAGCTTTTTTaagtctgagaaaataatcaTGATGATATCATGAGGGTAATCTTGCCTTGAGCTTGGAGACTTCAAATTTATAACAGAAAGCCTGTGTTATGAACAGGGTGCATGGAATTTGAAAGATCTGGGCCTTCACCAGGCTTGGTTGGAggttctattctattctatatatGCCATTatgatgggaaatgtaggaccagtgtttttggagcttgacaCAAATGAAGGAGTAAAGTGAGGATATGTCTCTGCCgctttgattttgaccattgtTTTTGTATGTCTGTTGTAAGTCCCCCAGCCTTATTGAAGTACAACACTAAATCACTGGAGTACCCGTTAGAATTATTTTTGGAGTTTAATTTAATTGGTTTTAACTGGAATCTGTTTCAGCAATGACACAGGTGAGCCGGATGCAGAGTTTGGGACAACAGCGGAAATCTATGCTTACCGAGAAGAGCAGGAATATGGCATTGAAACTGTCAAAGTGAAAGCTGTGGGGAGGCAGAGATTCAAGGTCCATGAGATAAGAACTCAGGCAGACGGGTAAGTTTTAATTGCTTCATAAACCATTAAACCAAAGGTTAGTGTATATTTGAATAAGAGCTGCAGTCTATGAATACAGACATAAACATTGTGTCGTGGTCCTGTGAGCccgtagactgggtaaacccagcccgatctgctgccgatttgatttcgccctgcagctcaggctggaaacctgttcatttatctatcctgcttccgtttcaattttgcggggaccaatcacaaactggcttatccacctggtgcgctattggcgggtttaacacgatgacgatagagaagcgaccaagcagcttcttgtttacattgaacatggcggccaccgaagcgcagcaacccgttgatgccgctgtcgctgctacgtgaCCCGGATCGttaaaatacagagcagacgacccagactaatgttcaatcttaaaagattgagcttggtctggtgatagccagactagtgaGCCTGTGGTTGTCTGCAGGAATCAGAGCACTGCAGGTTGTCATCGTAATCATCTAGGCAGGGGTTGATTCAAACAAGAAGCTGAATGTAATTATCTGTTATTAACCACCTGATAAAAACACCAGCAGCACTCTGGACTAGGACCGCAGATCAGTGGATCACCTAGATGTGTGTGTACTCTACACAGCCTCCATGTTAATTTGTATTTGCATTCATTTCAAGTGCAAGCAcaacaaattgaaaaaaaatcaatttcctCAGATGTTCTTAGCCCATATAAACAAGGAAATCAAACTCTCTTTGATTTGCTGTCAGTTCTTCAAAGAAGATGACATCACATCAGATATCAGTTTTTGACCAGCTGTTTCTTATTTCTTTctaaagactttattttttttaaatgactcaaGTGGTGCTCTTATAGTTCACAGCTAGAGGGCAGACTAACTATTCACAGTCATCTTTATAAAGTAAACTGAGAACATCATAGTCGGCTTGTATTTGTGGAGTTTCTACTGTAAATATACACATATGGGTTGTTGTacaatatttatttgtttaaagaCGAGCTCATTGTGGTTGTGTTATAGTTTTCTGCTacatagattttattttatttttaatcatcTGTGTGGGTGACAAGAAAATGCAAAGCCTGTTCTTTGTGCCTCCATTTGTTGGAGGGTGCAGTAAACAACGGAAGCATTTATGGAGAAAAGCTGCCAATTTAACTGTTGTGGTCATACTATAGATCATGTCTACTTATATCCTCCACTGTTCAGGAAATCATGGAAGTTTACTGTCCATAAACCGGGGTCTTCATACAGACAtatttccctctttctttaGTTGCTGTTGTGTAATGCACATGAATTGGTTACCATAATACTGTTGACCTTTTCTTGTACTGCAAGTGACTGaatctctctctgaaatgacctgtgattgaccAAAGTCTCCCGTGCATGCTAGATTTTCTAAAGTCTGAatacagagccaagaggagctgcagcagtctAGTTTTCTCTGAAACCACTTGCATTACATTATGCTGAAATATTATTATTGAATTTTTGCCTAACAACACCAACAATAAAGTGCCTTCCACAGCTTTAAATAGATAGAAATTAAACACCACATGTTGTCTTTTGACAGGATTGAACCGAATACCATTTTAGGTGCGTGTTCTGGTTCATGGTTACACCTGAAGTAATTGTGTAATGTGACAAGATGTTGGGAAGTTGAGGGAATGTTTTACGCACATCACATAGGTGCAAGACTATCAGAAAACAGCGTAAATGAAGAAAAGGTAGCGCCTGCACACTTACTCCAAGCTACAAACTAATTACGTTTCAATCCGTCTTAGATCTTCCTCAGgtcaaaatgtttgaaaaatggAAATATTTTGGGGAATAATACTTTTCTGCAGATATTTACTCTCAAGATAATATTGACAGAAATGAAATGGCCAGACAACTAGAGGCCTCCACTGTTCATTTAACTCAGCTAGAAGGTCAAAATCCTCAACCATATTAGTTATTAGGGGTTTCATCTAAATGTATCAACCATCTAAACACTGGATTGTGAACACCCACTTTATATATTTGGGTCTTGTGTTGTTGACAATAAATTAACATTTAGGCAGTTATCATTAGCGTTCAATAATCAACTTATCATGTAAAATGTGCCTTTAGTAACATTTACATTTGAATGTTGTAGCGACAGAAATTACAGATATTCCTGGGTGAGGAAGGCCCATGTCACTCTAACCTTATCACAGACATTAAGCTGAAAacaacgcacgcacacacacacacgcgcacacacacacgcgcgcgcgcacacacacacacacacacacacacacacacacacacacacacacacacacacacacacacacacacacacacacacacacacacacacatgctcttaGCCTGTAGTGTTACTGCTGCATCACCAAAAACCTTAAAGCTGTCACAGTAAACAACGGAAGCATTTATGGAGAAAAGCTGCCTATTTAACTGTTGTGGTCATACTATAGATCATGTCTACTTATAGCCTCCACTGTTCAGGAAATCATGGAAGTTTACTGTCCATAAAACGTGGTATTCATAGAGACAtatttccctctttctttaGTTGCTGTTGTGTAATGCACATGAATTGGTTACCATAATACTGTTGACCTTTTCTTGTACTGCAAGTGACTGaatctctctctgaaatgacctgtgattgaccAAAGTCTCCCGTGCAtgctagattttctaaagcctgaatacagagccaagaggagctgcagcagtctagttttctctgagaccacttgaattacaatatgctgaaatatTATTATTGAATTTTTGCCTAACAACACCAACAATAAAGTGTCTTCCACAGCTTTAAATAGATAGAAATTAAACACCACATGTTGTCTTTTGACAGGATTGAACTCAATGCCATTTTAGGTGCGTGTTCTGGTTCATGCTTATACCtgaaggtgttttttttattgctcaTGTGGTGTTGCTAAGTGAATATTTGTTTGTCTGAGCTTCAGGGAGTTCATTGAGTGCATCTCTTGCCTGAAGAGTTGGAGGACTGTTTCTTATTGCTGACAGAGAAAATGTACAGGTGGCACTTTTTTTATGATCATCTCAGATTTACAAACATCCTGCCATACACCTAATAGCATTCAGCCAGCACAccatttgtttaatctgttaTTCATCCGCTCGGCTTCACTTTCCTTCTGCTGCTCTCTTTCACATTTCCCTTCATGCCTGTCTTTTTTCCCCACAACCTATGTTATTGTCTCCCCTTGTTTGACTCCACAGGATCAGACAAGCCAAAGTACAGATCCTTCCAGAACGAATCCTTCCAGATCCTCTCTCTGCCGTGCAGCTAACACCCCTCTCCAGGCTCCACATGCACCCCTCCTCCAAACCCCCAACTCAGACCTGCAAACAGGCCCAGCGCTGGTGGAATAACTACCAACAGGTCAGACAGAAGCAATAACACACAACATATGCTGCTATTAAAATACTTTAGAATCACTTTATTGTCCTTCAAAAGGAAATTTGAGGTGGCTCACAGAGTAAGAAATAAGACTGCAACTACAACGATTAATTCCATTATTGATTTTCTCAATCGATtgattgtttggtctataaaacatcagaaaatagtgacaaatgtCCAAGTTGACTTATTCAAATGTCTGTATTTGTCAGACTAACAgtctaaaacccaaagatattcaatttactataATGCAAGACAAGGACAGAAAAAGCTGGAACCATCTATCATTTGTGTACTTTTGTTCTGGCGCTGTTTTTGTTATCTTAATGCTACaacatataataatattttagaTCATATTGTGCGTTCAACCTTGTGGCACTTTGGGGATTTCAACATATAAATTTGTGCCCGGGGTCATTGTCATATATGAGTATGATGTTTGGGTGTCCATATACTTTTGGCCATGATGTGCATGTCCGTAATAGCAATATGGGAAGGGAAGAGAAACTATGCACTTCGGTAATCATTGTATAAAGGTTAATGGTGCCTCTGTTGTTCATCACAGAGGAAGTTTCACTGTGCCAGTTTGACGCCATGGCCACCCTGGGTCTACGCTCTCTACGACTCTGTGAGTACCTCAGCCCGTGCGCACTATTTGGAATTTCCTCCGTAGATAAACATCACATAGGAGTGAATATAAACCACATTTTCTCTGCTTCCTGTGTCTCACCTCACAGGAGTCGCTAATGAACAGAGTGAAGAAACAGCTCCATGAATGGGACGAGAATCTGAAGGATGAATCTCTCCCGACGAACGCCGTAGGTCAGCCTCTGTTCATTGTGTTACAGATGGATAGCAGACGCATACACACATGCGCACGTACGTCTCTTCGTTTGTGTTCTTTGTGCTttctttccctccttcctttcatccCTGTTTTTCCCTTCTGTCTGGTTTCTGTCAGACTTCTCCTACAGAGTGGCAGCCTGTCTGCCCATAGATGACGCTCTGCGGCTCCAGCTGCTGAAGATCGGCAGTGCCATCCAGAGACTTCGCTGTGAACTGGACATCATGGACCGGGTAAGGAAAGGCCACCACTAACCCTTCATTCCTGCCCAACCATCTCAGCATTTCTCCTCTGCCCCTGCAGCCATCATCTCCGTCACGGTGTGATAAGATCTGGTGTTCCTACTTGTGTCGTTGTGCACAAGCTGTCTATTCTTTCCTCTGATGTTCTTTAGTATATTTAATCATGCCTTCAGGGGCTGACAGATGTGTTATTGCTGCGATATTTTAGTCCAAAGTTGGCCTTtgcaatacacaaacacacacacacacacacacacacacacacacacacacacacacacacacacacacatgctcttaGCCTGTAGTGTTAATGCTGCATCACCAGAAACCTTAAAGCTGTCACTGGatgtgttaaagtgctcatattatgctttttggcttttcctctttcctttattgtattatatatctttttgtgcacgttataggtttacaaagtgaaaaatcccAAAGTCCATCCCAAAGGGACTTttcatcttccagagaaaacactgttcacaaactgctccaaacagctctattgtattccagcctttacttccgtgactaacgtgcgtcactttgtaacacaggttatgatgctcgcctagctgctagcatggtactccctcatgctctgcaactgactagctagcagtacttactgcgcatgtgcaactcccaacaaagatggtacagaagtgagatgcctcactctgtagctaaatcAGAGAGTTCatcacacagggtgaaaagaggagctgcagtagctgaaaatgagcatatgaGCACTTCAAGTGCTTCTTTAATGTGCCCGCCTCAACAACAAGAACACTTTGCATTGAGAACATCTGACGTATACATCCTTTTAACACTTTATTATCTCCCCTTCTCAGTGCACGTCACTGTGCTGTAAGCAGTGCCAGGACACAGAAATCACCACAAAAATTGAGATCTTCAGGTGAGAACATCACTACTTTTGCATGTTGCATTTGTTTGAGAGCGATAATTCATCACTATGAATATTGCACCTGATGTTGCACTTTCTTCACCTGCCTGGCAGGTAACCCAAAcaaggagctgaaaatgtctAAAAAGCTGCATACAGTCTAATCAGCAGTACTTGAAACATCCGAGGAGGCCATTTGATTCAGTAGTAAAAAATATCATTTAATGGagctttaacatttttaaacactTAAAGTGCTTGTTAATCCTACTTTTATCTTTAATGCTACAAATAAGCTGCACGTCACATGTTACATTTTGGgctgctttttacttttttatttttatttttaatttacctTCGTCACAAGTCAAAGACGGCACTGACGTCTTTGTGACAGTTGCATTAAGTCTGAGTGTGAACATAAGTGGCCCTGCACTGCATCTGCACACTCAGTTtgaatgcacacatacacacactcacacactgttATGTAATAACATAATTTATGACTGTCTATGGTGTGAGATAGTTAATGTGTTTATCCAAGAGTCACACACAGAACCCCAAACACCAATGCAACTTTCCAGACCCTTACTCCACGTTTAGTTTACGAGAAAAGTGCATTAACTGTTTTATCTGAGGACTTCAGGTAATCTCAGTGAATGGATTATTATGTGTTTAATAGGATTTCTGAGGTTAGACACTTCCTCTGACTAACAAAACGTAGCTAAGTACGTAGCTAATGAATTTTCAACTAGTGACCCAAACCAGAACTGGAGTACAGTAAATTACTACTTGAGAAACTGACTCAGAAGTTGATAACATTATCCATCCTCAAGTCTCAGCTTTGtagtttctgttttgtatttccATAATTTCCCTTTACACTTAAGTttacattatatacattttatgcACAGAATCCACCTTGACACACAGTATGTGGTATCTTTGGAAACCTGCTTGTGATATTTAGGCATTTCGGGGGCATTTTGGCTCCCTTTATACCATTTATGGAATCACTCATCAGTTTCTGGCTGTTTTGTTCTATCTTTTTAAAATGGACCATTCTGATCTTTTGTTTTCGGCTTAACTGTTTACTGAAGTCATAATCACTGCTGATGACATATTCCACCTGCCTCTTCCTGCAGCTTGTCTCTGTACGGCCCCATGGCTGCATACGTCAACCCTCACGGTTACGTCCATGAAACCCTGACTGTCTACAAAGCAAACAACCTCAACCTGGTCGGCAGGCCATCCACACTGCACAGCTGGTTTCCAGGGTAACTTTGCTATATACTCATGGCATTTAGCTCGTACTCCTCCCTCGGACTAGTAAATGATGcagcacataacacacacagtgAATAAATTGACTCAGATCTCTCACTGTGCCTTTCAGTGTATTCATAAATTCATTTTTATATGTATGTGATACATACTGCTGCTCTGACCCATTGCACCAGGGGTCTTAAAAATGCTTTTATATCATATTTGCTCTAACTGTCTTGTGGTGCTGTCAAGTGCCCTAAATTAGAAGCCATTGGCCTTTCTGAGTGGCATCATAATCAGTAATTTCAATTTTGTTTTATCAATGGGCCATCTCTTGTTAGCGATCTAATGAGCGAGCATTTGGtacgacagtggcaaggaaaaacttccttttaacaggcagagaCCTCAGGCAGTGTCAGGAGTGTCGCTTCAGATTTTTAGTTCTTTAATTTGTGAGCTTTGAGAGGCTGTGAAATGTTGGTACTGTTACAAGGCTAAGCTAACCTGGGCTCATAGAACAACAAAGGAACACAGCAACTAAAGGCTAACCTAGCTCGTAACATTATTGGTATTGGTCTCCTTGCCCAGTGTGATGCACTTAACGTGAGAATGAGACCTGTACATGTCTGGATTAGTATATACGTTCCCACCTAAGAGgggttgtgctgtgttaaactgactcacaCAGCTGCTGTTTCAATTCGCGCTCCGGAGCCAGGCCTGCTTGCTTCGGTGACCACGCCATCTTGAGCGACCTCCACTCCGGGTCTACTTTTCAGCGTCCTTTCATCGGATTCGGGACTCGCCGTGCTGCTCCTTTCTGAATCAACCTCCTGAATGAATCTCCTCTCCGCTGTCAGCATCACACACACGCCCCCTCATGTGTCATGTCGGTACTGGCTATGTCCATCAGCTAACCACGCCCACTTCTCTAAAGACACCAGACTGATATCATAACATCACACTG
It includes:
- the crbn gene encoding protein cereblon; amino-acid sequence: MADEGVGGEDNINDNMGNQLQLLPDNEEEEEEDNMETEDRDSEVAEKPTLITFDPSLPTSHAYLGSDMEEFHGRTVHDEDSCQTIPVLPHTAVMLVPGQTLPLQLFRPQEVSMMRSIIQRDRTFAVLAHSNDTGEPDAEFGTTAEIYAYREEQEYGIETVKVKAVGRQRFKVHEIRTQADGIRQAKVQILPERILPDPLSAVQLTPLSRLHMHPSSKPPTQTCKQAQRWWNNYQQRKFHCASLTPWPPWVYALYDSESLMNRVKKQLHEWDENLKDESLPTNAVDFSYRVAACLPIDDALRLQLLKIGSAIQRLRCELDIMDRCTSLCCKQCQDTEITTKIEIFSLSLYGPMAAYVNPHGYVHETLTVYKANNLNLVGRPSTLHSWFPGYAWTIAQCRTCGSHMGWKFTATKKDLTPARFWGLTRSAMLPRIPQDKGEEGRQGSRLFCL